AGGCGACGTGCCGCTCCAACTGACGCCGGTTGGCCAGGCCGGTCAGCGGGTCGGTCAGCGCCTCGCCCTCGTAGCGGGCCGCCTCCCGGCGCATCTCCTCGTGGTCGATCCGGGCCGCGATGCCGTCGATGTAGACGTCCCGCAGCCGGTCGTTGCGCTGTGCGGCCAGCCGGAACGCCCGCCGGTCGGCGCGGTGCGCGGCGGCGTGGTCACCGGCCCGGGAGAGGGCGATGCTGCGCAGCCGGGACGCCTCCGCCGCACCGAGCGTCTCGGCCGACACCCGGGCCGAGTCCAGCCGGGTGATCGCCTCGATCGGGCGTTCGTCGGCGACCGCCAGGCACACGTGGCCGAGCTGGCGCATGTCCCGGGCCCGGGCGCTGTCACCGCCGTAGCCGAGCAGCCGGGCCGGTTCCGGGCCGACCGGGGCCGGGTCACCGAGCGCGGCCCGGCGGACGGCCGCGTAGCCGTACGCGGCGAGACTGCTCGGGCGCAGCCGGTCGGCCCGGCCGTCGGCGGTGAACCGGGACAGGTCGGCCGCGATGTCGCGGAGCACCCGCAGGCAGCCGTCGCTGTCGCCGTTGTGGTCCAGCGCGACGGCGTTGCGCAGCCGGATGCCCGGTGCGGCGAAGGTCTCCTCCGGGATGCCGGCGGCGGCGCCGTGCTGGCGGGCCCGTTCGATAGCGCCCAGCGCGTAGCCGTGGAAGCTGAGGTAGGAGTACGCCATCGCCAGGTCGTGCCAGCCCCAGGCGGTGTCCCGGTCGCGGTCCTCCGCCGCGCCGAGCGCGCGGGCCGCCCGGACCAGGTGGGTGACGCACCGGTCCAGCGCGCCCTGGTGGTGCGCGGCCAGCGCCGCCAACGCGTTGAGGTGCCCGTGCAGGTAGGGCTCGGGGAGGTCCCGGACGGCGCCGGAGGCGTCCTCGATGGCCCGGGTGAACTCGGCGGTCCGGCCGAGGTTGATCAGCGCGCAGAGCCGCTGCACCAGGGCGTCGGCCCTGGTGTACGGGTCGGTGGAGGTGCGCAGCACCCGGTCGAGCACCACGATCGCCTCGGCCGAGCGGCTGGCCTCCTGGAGGTGGCGGGCGTGCGTCAGGGCGTCAACCTGGTCGTCGACCCGGTCGAGCCACCCCACCTGGCGAACCTCCTGTCGGCGCGCGATCGGACGATCCGTGTCACCACCGGGACGGCGCGGTGACCTACCCGCACGTGTACGGCCGGCGACGCCTCATGATTATGTCGTGACCTCACTTCCACGCCACCCGTCCGAAGGGACAGAACGCGAGCGGCCCTCGCCGGTGGTGGCCCGTGCCGCCCGTACCCTCGCCGCCGCCGGGGTGGCCTCGGCCCGTTCCGAGGCGGAGCAGCTCGCCGCGTACGTGCTGGAGGTGCCCCGGGGGCGGCTGGCCCTCGCCGACGGCTTCACCCCGGCCCAGCGGGACCGGTACGACGCGCTGGTGGCCCGGCGGGCCGACCGTGAGCCGTTGCAGCACCTGACCGGGCGGGCCGGCTTCCGGCACCTGGAGCTGGCGGTCGGGCCGGGGGTCTTCGTGCCCCGCCCGGAGACGGAGTTGCTGGCCGGCTGGGGGATCGAGCGGGCGTCGACCCGACCGGCTCCGGTGGTGGTCGACCTGTGCAGTGGTTCCGGGGCGGTCGCGCTGGCGGTGGCCCAGGAGGTCCCGACGGCCCGGGTGGTGGCGGTGGAGCGGTCCCCCGCCGCGCTGGCCTGGCTGCGGCGCAACGCGGCGGGTCGGGCCGCCGCCGGGGACCGGCCGGTCGAGGTGGTGGCCGCCGACGTCACCGATCCGGGGCTGCTCGCCGACCTGGTCGGCGCGGTGGACGTGCTGCTGTGCAACCCGCCGTACGTGCCGCGTGCGGTGGTGGTCCCGCCGGAGGTGGCCGGGTTCGACCCGGACGAGGCGGTGTTCGGCGGGGCGGACGGGCTGGCGGTGGTCCGGCCGGTGCTGCGCCGGGCGGCCGACCTGCTGCGCCCCGGCGGTGACCTGGGTGTCGAGCACGACGACACGCATGGCGCGGCAGTGCCGGCGTTGCTCGCCGCGGACGGCCGGTACACGGCGGTGCGGGCGCACCGGGACCTGGCCGGCCGACCCCGGTTCGCCACCGCGTCCCGCGGGTCGGACGGCCCGCACGCCGTCCGCGGGCCGGCGTGGCAGACTGGCTCCTCGTGATGCTCTACGACTGTCGGTCGCCCGCCGACCGGGACCGCGGGGTGGCCGCGGCGATCGAGGCGGTCAAGAACGGCGAGCTGGTCGTTCTGCCCACCGACACGGTCTACGGGATCGGCGCGGACGCGTTCACCCCGTACGCGGTGCGGGCGCTCTCCGATGCCCGGGGCGGCAGCCAGCAGGCGCCGCCGGTGCTGATCGGCTCCCGGCACACCCTCGACGGCCTGGTCTTCTCGCTGCCCAAGGCGGCCCGGGACCTGGTGGAGGCGTTCTGGCCGGGGGCGTTGACCATCGTGGTGGAGCACTCGCCGAGCCTCGCCTGGGACCTGGGCGACGCCAGCGGCACGGTCGCGGTGCGGATGCCGCTGCACCCGGTGGCGCTGGAGGTGCTGCGGGAGACCGGCCCGATGGCGGTGGCCGCCGCCAACAAGGTGGGCCAGCCGGCCGCGGTGACCGCCGAGGAGGCCCGCGACCAGCTCAGTTACTCGGTGCGCGTCTATCTGGAGGCTGGCGCGTGCCCCGACCCGGTGCCGAGCACCATCGTCGACCTGACCGGTGAGACGCCCCGGCTGCTCCGGGCCGGCGCGATCGACCTGGACCAGCTCCGGGAGGTCGCGCCGGACGTCCTCGACGAGCGGAGCGCCTGAGTGCCGCCGTTCACCGTCCTGCACGTCTGCATGGGCAACATCTGCCGGTCCCCGATGGCCGAGCGGCTGCTGGTGCTGGCCGTCCGGGAGCGGCTGGGCCGGCTCGGTGTCGACCCGGCCGGCTCGGACGCGCTACTGCACAGCCACAGCGCCGGGACGGGCGGCTGGCACGCGGGGGAGGAGATGAACCCGCCCGCGGCAAGGCAGGTGCTGGGCCGGGGCGGTGACGTCGAGGGCTTCGCCGCCCGCAAGCTGCGCTCCGACCTGATCGACGCCGCCGACCTCGTCCTCACCGCCACCGCCGACCAGCAGGAGTACGTGGTGGCGTTGCGCCCGGACGCGGCCTCGCGCACCTTCGTGCTGAGGGAGTTCGGCCGGCTGCTCGGCGTGCTGGACACCGCCGCCCTGCCGCCGGCCCGGGCCGTCCCGGAGGCGGTGTACGCCCGGGGGGTCGCCCTGGTGGCGGCGGCCGACGCGGCGCGGCAGGGTGCGGCCGCGGTGCACTCCGACGACCTGGACGATCCGTGGGGCCGGGGCGACCAGTGCTTCAGCCGGGTGGCCGACGAGATCGAGGAGACGGTGCACCCGCTCACCTCGGCCCTGCTGCCCTGATTCGCCGCCGTTTCCACCCCGGTCGGTGGCCCTGGTGGCGGTGCGGTCTCGTCCGGGTGACCGGGGCGGCGTGTCCCGCTCCGCGCGCCGTGTCCGCCCCGCGCGCTTAATCCGTTTTTGCGGAAAGATGAGAGTTCGGGTGGTTTTGCGGGTCATGCTGAACGGGTCCTGACGACTCCGGCGGGGAGTACCGATGATCCGGACCCACCTCGACAAGGCGTTCACCGTGTTGCTCGCCGGCGTGCTCGCCGGACTGGTGCTGGCGGCGGCGGCCCTGCCGCTCGCCCTGGTGTTCGGCATCGGCTTCGGCGGGCTCGCGTCCTCCTACGCCGAACTGCCCAACACCCTGCGCGCCCCGCCCACCGCCCAACGCTCCACCCTGTACGCCGCCGACGGCGTCACCCTGATCACCTCGTTCTACACCGAGGACCGGGTGGACGTGCCGCTGACCAAGGTGGCCCCGGTGATGCGGCAGGCCATCGTCGCCGCCGAGGACGCCCGCTTCTACCAGCACCGGGGCGTCGACCCGCGGGGCGTGGTGCGGGCGTTCACCGCCAACCAGCGCGACGGCCGGGCCCGGCAGGGCGCCTCCACGCTGAGCATGCAGTACGTCCGCAACGTGCTCAGCAACGATCCCCGACTGACCAAGGAGCAGCGGAAGAAGGCCACCGAGATCAGCACGGCCCGCAAGCTCCAGGAGATGCGGTACGCCCTGGCGCTGGAGCGCGAGCTGAGCAAGGACGAGATCCTCACCCGCTACCTCAACATCGCCTACTTCGGCGCTGGGGCGTACGGCATCGCGGCGGCGACCAAACGCTACTTCTCCACCACCCCGGCCAGGCTGACCCTGGCCCAGGCGTCGCTGCTGGCGGGGCTGGTCCGGTCCCCGGACACCGACGACCCGATCAACGGCGACGCCGACGCGGCGCTGACCCGCCGGTCGTACGTGCTGGACCGGATGGTGGCGCTGGGCCAGGTGCCGCCGGCCGACGCGGCGGCGGCCCGGGACGCCCCGCTGGCGCTACGGCCCAGCCGGACACCGAACGACTGCACCGCCGTGCCCGAGCAGCGCAACGACTGGGGTTTCTTCTGCGACTGGTTCACCCAGTGGTGGAGCGACCAGCCCGCCTTCGGCGCCACCGCCGCCGAACGGCAGGACAACCTGCGCCGGGGTGGATTCCGGATCGTCTCCTCGCTCGACCCGGCCGTGCAGCGGGCGGCCGTGCGCCAGGTGGCCGACATCTACGACGTCGACGATCCCCGGGCCGCGCCGGTGGCGGTGGTCCAGCCGGGCACCGGACGGGTGCTCGCCCTGGCGGTGAACCGCAACTACAGCGTGGACCCCAACCCGGCCGGGCAGCGCAACCATCCGAACACGGTCAACCAGCTGATCGCCGGTGGCAACGGCATCGAGGGCTATCAGGCCGGCTCGACGTTCAAGCTGTTCGCCCTGCTGGCGGCCCTGGAGTCCGGGCTGCCGCTGGAGACCGGCTTCGCCGCGCCGAGCCGGATCGTGACCCGGTTCCCGACCGACGACGCCCGGTCCGGCTGCGGCGGGCGGTGGTGTCCGGCCAACGCCACCCCCGAGTGGATGGACGGCTACCGGACCATGTGGACCGCCTTCGGCCGCTCGGTGAACACCTACTTCGCCTGGCTCACCGAGAGGGTCGGCGCGGACCGGGTGGTGGAGATGGCCGAGCGGCTGGGCATCCGGTTCCGCGCCTCCGACGACGCCGCGCTGGCCCGGCACAGCGCCCGGGACTGGGGGGCTTTCACCCTCGGGGTCTCCTCCACCACCCCGCTCGACCTGGCCAACGCGTACGCCACGGTGGCCGCCGAGGGGACCTGGTGCGCGCCGTTGCCGGTGGTGTCGATCACCGACAGCGCCGGCCGGGAGGTGGCCGCCGCCCGGCCCGACTGCCGGCAGGTGATCGACACCGAGGTGGCCCGGGCCGCCGCCGACGCGGCCCGCTGCCCGGTCGGCGACCAGTCGATGTACCGCCGCTGCGACGGGGGCACGGCGGAGAAGCTCCGGCCGGGGCTGGGTCGCCCGGTGGCCGGCAAGACCGGCAGCTCGGAGCGGAACGAGACCGAGTCGGTGGTGGCCTTCACCCCGCAGCTCGCGGTGGCCCAGATCGCCGCCAACCCGGACGATCCGCGGGACGCCGTCGGTGCCGCCGTCCAGTCCCGGATGGTCGACGCGGTGGGCCGGATCCTGGCCGACGCCCTGTCCGACACCCCGGTCCGGGACTTCGTCCCCCCCGGCGAGTCGATCACGTACCGCCTCGCCCCCACCCCCCGCAACGGCAACTGACCCACCCCACCCCCGCCCCGCCCCCGCCCTCGCCCCACCCCCGCCCCGCCCTCGCCCCCACCCCCACCCCGCCCTCGCCCCACCCCCGCCCGTCGATCATGGAGTTGTGGTGCCCGCAGAACGGGTCAAAGCGGTCTGATCCGTCCACCACAACTCCATGATCGACAGGAGCCGGGGGTGGGGGTGGGGGCGAGGGCGAGGGCGAGGGCGGGGTGGGGTGGGTGGGGGATTAGGGGGTGGGGGTGTGGCGGGCGATGTTGCGGGCCATGCCGCCGAAGATGACGGCGTGGAAGGGGGCCACCGAGAGCCAGTAGAGGTGGCCGGGGAGGCCGCGTGGCAGGAAGACGGCGCGTTGGACGTAGCGGCTGCGGCCGTCGCCGAGAGGTTCGGCGCGCAGCTCCAGCCAGGCCCGGCCGGGCAGGCGCATCTCGGCGCGCAGCCGGAGCAGCGTGCCGGGGACGATCTCCTCGACCCGCCAGAAGTCCAGCGCCTCGCCCACCTGGAGCCGGTGCGGGTCGCGGCGGCCCCGGCGTAGCCCCACCCCGCCGACCAGCCGGTCCAGCCAACCGCGCACCGACCAGGCGAGCGGGAACGAGTACCAGCCGTGCTCACCACCGACGCCCTCGATGGTCCGCCAGAGCGCGGCCGGTGGCGCGTCGACCTCCTGCTCGCGCAGGTCGGTGTAGACCGTTCCGCCGGACCACTCCGGGTCCGTCGGCAGCGGCTCGGCCGGCGCGTCCGGACCGCTCGCGTTCGACCAGCGGGTCTCCACCTGGGCGTCGCGCACCCGGCTCAGGGCCAGCGCCACGGCGTCGTCGAAGCCGGTCAGTCCGCCCGGCGGGTCGGGCAGCCAGCGGGCGATGTCGTGCTCGTGGGTCACCGCCTCGTGGATCAGGCTCTCCACCAGGGGGCGGGCGATGGCGTTCGGCACCGGGGTGATCAACCCCACCCAGTGCGAGGAGAGCGCCGGGGTCAGCGGGCGCACCGGCACGATGATCCGGCGACGCAGCCCGGCGACCCGGGCGTACCGCTGCATCATCTCCCGGAAGGTCAGCACGTCCGGGCCGCCGATGTCGAAGGCCCGGTCCACCTCGGGCGGCAGGGTGGCACAGCCGACCAGGTAGCGCAGCACGTCCCGGACGGCGATCGGCTGGATCCGGTTGCGCACCCAGCGGGGGGTGACCATGGCCGGCAGGCGTTCGGTGAGGTAGCGCAGCATCTCGAACGAGGCCGACCCGGACCCGATGATCACGGCGGCCCGCAGCACCACGGTGGGCACCTCACCGGCCAGCAGGATCCGCGCCACCTCGGCCCGGGACCGCAGGTGCGGCGAGGCCACCCCGCCGTCCGCCGTCGGCTCCGGTCCACCCAGGTAGACGATCCGGCGTACGCCGGCCGCCGCGGCGGCCTCGGCGAAGTGGGCGGCGGCCTCCCGGTCGGCCGCCTCGAAGTCGGCCCGGCCGAGCGAGTGCACCAGGTAGTACGCGACGTCGACGCCCGCGAAGGCGGCCGGCAGCGTCTCCGGTCGGCGCAGGTCGCCCTCGACCACCTCGGCCTCGGCGGCCCAGGGCACGTCGCGGAGCCGCCCGGCCTTGCGGGCCAGGCAGCGCACCTGGTGCCCCTCGGCGAGCAGTCGGGGCGCGAGTCGTCCACCGATGTAACCGGTGGCGCCGGTGACGAGGCATCTCACGGTCACCAGTGTGCGGCTCCGTAGACTTCTTCGCTGTGGAGAACGCGAAGCGCATCTCGTGGGGGCCGTGCCCGGCGTGGCCCGGCACCGGTCCGGAGCACGTCGACCGGGCCGGCGGCTGCCGGGCGTACCGGCGTGGCTGAGCCCGGGGTGCGCGCAGCCGTGGCGGCCGACGACCGGGGCTGGCGGCTGCGCCACCTGCCGGTGCTGCTGGTCGCCTCGGCGGTGCTGGGCGCGGTGGCGGCGCTGGTCGGCGCGGTGACCGGCGGTGGTACGGCGGCGGCCGGCGCGGCGGCCGGGGTGGCGGTGACGGTGCTCAGCTACACCCTGAGCACCGTGGTGCTGGCCCGGGCCGACGCGATCAACCCGCAGCTGGTGCTTCCGCTCGGGCTGGGCCTGTACGCCGTGAAGTTCACCGTCCTGGGCGTGGTGATGGTGGCGGTGGCGTCGGCCGGGTGGGACGGGCTGGTGCCGCTCTGTGTCGGCATCGTGGCCGGGGTGGTGGTCTGGACCGGAGTGCACATCTGGTGGCTGACCAGGGTGTTTTCCCATCGACCCGGGAGCTGACCGTCCCAATTGGTGGACATCCGCGCGACTGTGGGCGTGCGGTCATTCTCTCACTGGCCGAAGGGGAGTACCGTGCCCCCAGACGAAGGAGCCCGCCCGACGCCCACACAACGACGGTTGTGCGGGGGGTGAGGCACAGCCTCGTCTCTCCGGCTGATATCGTTCGCCCCGTCATGGCTGATGACCGAACCCCCCAACCCACCGGCGGTCCGGGCGACGTTCCGACCGGCGCCGGTCAGGGCTGGACCGCGCTCTCGTACCTCATCGGGGGCATGCTCGTCTGGGGTTTCATCGGCTGGCTGGTCGACCAGTGGCTCGACTCCGGCGGCATCGCCACCGGGATCGGTGTCGTGCTCGGCATGGCCGGGGGGATCATCCTGGTCGTCCGCCGGCTCGGCACGCCTACATAGGAAGGGACGCGGTGTTCGGACAGGCGAACGTCCTGGCAGCGGGCCAGGCGGCATTCCCACCCAGCGTGGAGGACTTCTACCTGCCCAGCATCCTGCCCTGGGGTGCACACGACTCGTACTGGTTCACCAAGATCACGGCGATGGTGTGGGTCGCCGCCGGCATCCTGATCATCTTCTTCCTGGCGACCTACCGGAAGCCGCAGCTGGTCCCGACCAAGAAGCAGTGGCTCGCCGAGTCGATCTACGGCTTCGTGCGGAACAACATCGCGGTCGACATGCTCGGGCACCGGGGGGTGCGGTTCGCGCCGTACTTCACCACGCTGTTCTGCTTCGTGCTGCTGACCAACTTCTTCGCGATCGTGCCGCTGTTCCAGATCTCGCCGAACTCGCACATCGCCTTCCCGGCGATCCTCGCGGTGATCAGCTACGTGCTGTTCAACTACATCGGCATCCGGCAGCACGGCTTCGTGAAGTACTTCAAGAACTCTCTGGTTCCGCCGGCGCCCTGGTTCATCCTGCCGCTGCTGATCCCGATCGAGCTCTTCTCGACCTTCATCGTCCGGCCGTTCTCGCTGGCCGTACGTCTGTTCGCCAACATGTTCGCCGGGCACATGCTGCTGCTGGTCTTCACCCTCGGCGGCTTCGCGATGCTCAGCGCCAACGCCTGGCTGGCACCGGTCTCGGTGCTGTCCTGGGTGATGACCATCGCGCTCACCTTCCTCGAATTCCTGGTCATCTGCCTGCAGGCCTACGTCTTCACCGTCCTCACCGCAAGCTACGTGCAGGGCGCGCTCGCCGACGAGCACTGATCCACCGGGCGGGGGTTCGCCAGCGAACACCGGTCCACGGGCGGGGGCTCGCGAGCGAGCACTGGTCCACCGCAACAACCCGTTGTCGTCCCGCGTGAGAGTCACGCGAGATACCCAGGAGGAACCACACCCATGGACGCTAGCGTTCTCGCCGAGGTCACCGGCAGCACCGCCGCCATCGGCTACGGCCTCGCCGCCATCGGCCCGGGCATCGGCGTCGGCCTGGTCTTCGCCGCCTACATCCAGTCGACCGCCCGCCAGCCGGAGTCGTCCCGGATGACCCTGCCGTACGTCTGGATCGGCTTCGCCGTCATCGAGGCGCTCGCGCTGCTGGGCATCGCCTTCGGCTTCATCTGGGCCGGCTGACCCAGTCCCGCAGACCAGGAGGTCATCCATGTACTTCCTCGCCGCTGAGGGTGGTGAGTCGACGCACAACCCGATCCTTCCGATCTGGCAGGAGATCGTGGTCGGCAGCGTCGCCTTCGCCGTGCTCTGCTTCGTACTGATGAAGTTCGTCTTCCCGCGCATGGAGCAGACGTTCCAGGCCCGGGTGGACGCGATCGAGGGCGGCATCAAACGTGCCGAGGCCGCCCAGGCCGAGGCCAACCAGCTCCTCGAGCAGTACCGCGCGCAGCTCGCCGAGGCGCGTACCGACGCCGCCAAGATCCGGGACGACGCCCGGGCCGACGCGGAGGGCATCCGGCAGGACATCCTCGGCAAGGCGCGGGAAGAGTCCGACCGGATCATCGCGGCCGGCAAGGAGCAGCTCGCCGCGGAGCGGGCCACCATCGTGCGCGAGCTGCGTACCGAGGTGGGCACGATCGCGGTCGACCTGGCCAGCAAGATCGTCGGTGAGTCGCTGGCCGACGAGGCCCGCCGCAAGGGCACCGTCGACCGGTTCCTGAGCAACCTCGAGAGCACGGGGGCCCGCTGATGCAGGCCGCCAGCCGGGAGTCGTACGCCGCCGCGGCCGAGCGCCTCGACGCGTACGTCCGCGGTGCGGAGCCGTCGGCGGTGGCCACCACCGCCGACGACATCCTCGCCGTCGCCGCCCTGCTGCGGGGCGAGCCGCGGCTACGCCGGGCGCTGTCCGACCCGGCCCGCAGCGGTGCCGACCGTTCGGCGCTGCTCGACGGCATCCTGGCCGGCAAGATCGGCGCGGACGCGCTCGGCCTGCTGTCCGGCCTGGTGTCCGGCCGTTGGTCGACGCCGTCGGAGCTGCTCGACGGCACCGAGCGACTCGGGGTGGAGGCGTTGCTGGCCAGCGCCGACTCCGCCGGTGACCTCGGTGAGGTCGAGGACGAGTTGTTCCGCTTCGGTCAGGTGGTCTCCGGTCAGTCCGCGCTCTCCGCGGCGCTGGCCGACCCGGTCGCCCCGGCCGGGCAGCGGGCCGCGCTGGCCCGCGAACTGCTCGCCGGCAAGGCCCGTCCGGTCACCGTCCGCCTCGTCGAGGTGGCCCTCGGCGGGTTCGGGGGACGCTCCTTCACCGGGGCGCTCACCCGGCTGGTCGAGCTGGCCGCCGACCGGCGGGACCGCCAGGTCGCGTACGTGACCGTGGCCGCCCCGTTGAGTGAGGCCGACGAGCAGCGGCTCGGTGCCCGGCTTTCCGCGATGTACGGTCGAGAGGTTTCCGTCAAGCAGACGGTCGACCCGGAGGTGCTCGGTGGGGTGAGCGTGCGGGTCGGTTCCGACCTGTACGACGGCACCGTCCTGCGCCGCCTCAACGAGACCCGCAACGCGCTCGTGAAGCGCTGACCAGCGGCCTCGCCGCCCCTTTGATCGACGCCATTCGGACCGGTCGGTACTAGGTATCCCGGGCCCCTGATACTTAAGGAAGCAGAGGATGGCCGAGCTGACCATCTCGACGGAGGAGATCCGCGGCGCCCTGGAGCGCTACGTCTCCTCCTACTCGACCGACGTCTCCCGCGAGGAGGTCGGCACCGTCGCCGACACCGGTGACGGCATCGCCCACGTCGAGGGCCTGCCCTCGACCATGACCAACGAACTCCTGGAGTTCGAGGACGGCACGCTCGGCGTGGCGTTGAACCTCGACGTCCGGGAGATCGGTGTCGTCGTTCTCGGTGACTCCGCCAAGCTGGAGGAGGGGCAGCGCGTCAAGCGCACCGGCCGGGTGCTCTCCGTACCGGTCGGCGACGCCTTCCTCGGCCGCGTGGTCAACGCGCTCGGCCAGCCGATCGACGGCCTCGGCGACATCGCCGACGAGGGCTACCGCGAGCTGGAGCTCCAGGCCCCCAACGTGATGTCCCGGCAGTCCGTCGACGAGCCGCTGCAGACCGGTATCAAGGCGATCGACGCGATGACCCCGATCGGTCGGGGCCAGCGGCAGCTGATCATCGGCGACCGGAAGACCGGCAAGACCACCGTCGCGCTGGACACCATCCTCAACCAGCGGGACAACTGGCGCTCCGGCGACCCGAAGAAGCAGGTCCGCTGCATCTACGTCGCCATCGGCCAGAAGGCCTCCACGATCGCCTCGATCAAGGGCATCCTGGAGGACGCGGGCGCGCTGGAGTACACCACCATCGTGGCCTCCCCGGCGTCCGACCCGGCCGGCTTCAAGTACCTCGCCCCCTACACCGGCTCGTCCATCGGGCAGCACTGGATGTACGGCGGCAAGCACGTCCTGATCGTCTTCGACGACCTGAGCAAGCAGGCCGAGGCGTACCGGGCCGTGTCGCTGCTGCTGCGTCGCCCGCCGGGCCGTGAGGCGTACCCGGGTGACGTCTTCTACCTGCACTCCCGCCTGCTGGAGCGCTGCGCGAAGCTCTCCGACGAGCTGGGCGGCGGCTCGATGACCGGCCTGCCGATCATCGAGACGAAGGCCAACGACATCTCGGCCTTCATCCCGACCAACGTCATCTCCATCACCGACGGCCAGATCTTCCTGGAGTCCGACCTGTTCAACCAGGGCGTCCGGCCG
Above is a window of Micromonospora rifamycinica DNA encoding:
- a CDS encoding F0F1 ATP synthase subunit delta, with amino-acid sequence MQAASRESYAAAAERLDAYVRGAEPSAVATTADDILAVAALLRGEPRLRRALSDPARSGADRSALLDGILAGKIGADALGLLSGLVSGRWSTPSELLDGTERLGVEALLASADSAGDLGEVEDELFRFGQVVSGQSALSAALADPVAPAGQRAALARELLAGKARPVTVRLVEVALGGFGGRSFTGALTRLVELAADRRDRQVAYVTVAAPLSEADEQRLGARLSAMYGREVSVKQTVDPEVLGGVSVRVGSDLYDGTVLRRLNETRNALVKR
- the atpA gene encoding F0F1 ATP synthase subunit alpha codes for the protein MAELTISTEEIRGALERYVSSYSTDVSREEVGTVADTGDGIAHVEGLPSTMTNELLEFEDGTLGVALNLDVREIGVVVLGDSAKLEEGQRVKRTGRVLSVPVGDAFLGRVVNALGQPIDGLGDIADEGYRELELQAPNVMSRQSVDEPLQTGIKAIDAMTPIGRGQRQLIIGDRKTGKTTVALDTILNQRDNWRSGDPKKQVRCIYVAIGQKASTIASIKGILEDAGALEYTTIVASPASDPAGFKYLAPYTGSSIGQHWMYGGKHVLIVFDDLSKQAEAYRAVSLLLRRPPGREAYPGDVFYLHSRLLERCAKLSDELGGGSMTGLPIIETKANDISAFIPTNVISITDGQIFLESDLFNQGVRPAINVGTSVSRVGGAAQMKPMKKVSGSLRLNLAQFRELEAFAAFASDLDKASQAQLNRGSRLVELLKQPNYSPYPVQEQVVSVWAGVEGKLDDVPVGEIRRFESEFLQYLRHKHEGVLASIADGKWGDDLSSSLDSAITEFKQVFLGKADEHRVNDAPAKPLEGESDRETVTRYSGGDAEKQ